From a single Parambassis ranga chromosome 2, fParRan2.1, whole genome shotgun sequence genomic region:
- the LOC114432524 gene encoding major histocompatibility complex class I-related gene protein-like has product MKPFIFLLLLGLHEVTSVTHSLKYFYTGSSGVPNFPEYVSVGMIDDVQISRCDSITKRNVPKQDWMKHISDDPQYWEEETQNCWFSQQNFKINIDIAKQRFNQTEGAHVFQRMYGCEWDDETGEVNGYDQYGYDGEDFISFNLKGEQWIAPRQQAVITKDTWNTNRGYIAQTKNYLTQHCPEWLKKYVNYGRSSLMRTVLPSVSFLQKTPSSPISCHATGFYPNRAELVWRKDGEEIHEGVDKGEILPNHDGTFQMSVEMDFSSVPEEERKKYECVFQLSGVKEDVVTRLDRAVILTNEKNALTTMIVAIVAAVVLLAAVALIGLFVYKKKTAKQQPCPVNSQEVLEELNPAAHA; this is encoded by the exons ATGAAGCCGTTCATTTTCCTGCTTCTCCTGGGACTACACGAGGTGACATCAG TGACTCACTCCCTGAAGTATTTCTACACTGGGTCCTCTGGAGTTCCAAACTTCCCGGAGTATGTGTCTGTTGGGATGATTGATGATGTTCAGATCAGTCGCTGTGACAGCATCACCAAGAGAAACGTTCCTAAACAGGACTGGATGAAACACATCAGTGATGATCCACAGTACTGGGAGGAAGAGACTCAGAACTGTTGGTTTTCCCAGCAGAACTTCAAAATCAACATTGATATTGCAAAACAGCGCTTCAACCAGACTGAAG ggGCTCATGTTTTCCAGAGGATGTACGGCTGTGAATGGGacgatgagactggagaggtcAATGGATATGATCAGTACGGTTATGATGGAGAAGACTTCATATCATTTAACCTGAAGGGAGAGCAATGGATCGCTCCAAGACAACAGGCTGTCATCACCAAAGATACGTGGAACACTAACAGAGGTTACATCGCACAGACAAAGAACTACCTCACCCAGCACTGTCCTGAGTGGTTGAAGAAGTATGTGAACTATGGGCGGAGCTCTCTGATGAGAACAG TTCTCCCCTCAGTGAGTttcctccagaagactccctcctctcccatcagctgccacgctacaggtttctacccaAACAGAGCTGAACTGGTCTGgaggaaagatggagaggagattcatgaaggtgtggacaaaggagagatcctccccaaccatgatggaaccttccagatgagtgttgaGATGGATTTCTCATCAgttccagaggaggagaggaagaagtatgagtgtgtgtttcagctctctgGGGTGAAGGAGGATGTCGTCACCAGACTGGACAGAGCTGTGATCCTGACCAATGAAA aaaaTGCCCTGACCACCATGATCGTCGCCATCGTTGCTGCTGTGGTTCTTCTTGCTGCTGTCGCTCTGATTGGACTCTTTGTCTACAAAAAGAAGACGG CCAAGCAGCAGCCATGTC CTGTGAACTCCCAGGAAGTTCTGGAGGAACTGAATCCAGCTGCACATGCCTAA